The following coding sequences are from one Coffea arabica cultivar ET-39 chromosome 11e, Coffea Arabica ET-39 HiFi, whole genome shotgun sequence window:
- the LOC113718465 gene encoding NAC domain-containing protein 83-like has translation MDRDCPIGFHFRPTEEEIITLLWLKDTNQQKHITDVFPEKILYGADASPWKLFGDDNVRWELCDDSGKKRTKRMAYVFTKLSKMSANRTARTAGCGTWEGQAKAQYIPNSRGEIIGLRKMLSYVLNSGSPQGGGWIMHEYSLAGSLLDRIGPTDYVVCRITIDDEKYIEVKKVAEAKQGVNQSGSMRCTENPKVLGKRS, from the coding sequence ATGGATCGAGATTGTCCGATAGGGTTTCATTTTAGGCCAACAGAGGAAGAAATAATCACCCTCCTCTGGTTAAAGGACACAAACCAGCAAAAGCATATAACGGATGTTTTCCCGGAGAAGATACTCTACGGTGCTGATGCTTCTCCCTGGAAGCTTTTCGGAGATGATAATGTTCGTTGGGAATTATGTGATGACAGTGGAAAGAAGCGTACGAAAAGAATGGCATATGTGTTTACTAAGCTGTCCAAGATGAGTGCCAATAGGACTGCAAGAACCGCTGGTTGCGGGACGTGGGAGGGACAAGCTAAGGCCCAATACATTCCCAACTCTAGAGGAGAGATCATTGGTTTGAGGAAGATGTTGAGCTATGTCTTGAATTCTGGTTCGCCCCAAGGTGGTGGATGGATCATGCATGAATATTCACTCGCTGGTTCTTTGTTGGATCGCATAGGCCCTACAGATTATGTTGTTTGCCGAATCACAATAGATGATGAAAAATATATTGAGGTGAAAAAAGTGGCAGAAGCCAAACAAGGAGTTAATCAATCTGGTTCCATGAGATGTACCGAGAATCCTAAAGTTTTAGGCAAGAGATCATAG
- the LOC113717647 gene encoding U-box domain-containing protein 21-like produces MILSWRKKRAARRAAKKQNLEVTSNMELTIPSHFRCPISLELMKDPVTLSTGITYDRDSIEKWIEAGNSICPVTNQVLRSFEPVPNHTLRMMIQDWCVEKRSYGIERIPTPRIPISSYEVSEILSGIQTAKDQQDAERCREMVLKIKELAKDSERNKRCISANGTGGVLAAAFKTFSKVPFEQNVALLEEILSALITISPLDGEAKSYLGSDSSLHCMVWFLKNGNLSGRRNSVLALIEIVSSDQQKIDELLEIGGAIEALVKLMKEPISPSTTKASLLLMYHIVSNPPSSANSKVIARLTEMELVKILFEMLVDCEKSICEKALGVLDEVCSYDEGMEKAYGNALTVPVLVKKLLRISDLATQFSVSILWKLCKNDKSEGGDVLVEALQLGAFQKLLLLLQVGSTDGTKEKTTELMKLMNVYRDRAECTDSLDFKNLKRSY; encoded by the coding sequence ATGATATTGTCATGGAGGAAGAAAAGGGCTGCAAGGCGTGCTGCAAAGAAGCAAAATTTGGAGGTAACTTCCAACATGGAGTTAACAATTCCTAGCCATTTCCGTTGTCCAATATCGTTAGAATTGATGAAGGATCCAGTGACCTTATCGACAGGTATAACATACGATCGCGATAGCATTGAGAAGTGGATTGAGGCTGGTAATAGTATCTGTCCTGTCACTAACCAAGTCTTGAGGAGTTTTGAGCCTGTACCTAATCATACGTTAAGGATGATGATACAGGATTGGTGTGTGGAGAAAAGGTCTTATGGGATTGAGAGGATTCCAACTCCGAGAATCCCGATAAGCTCGTACGAGGTTTCAGAGATTCTTTCAGGAATTCAGACTGCAAAAGATCAACAGGATGCAGAAAGATGCAGAGAAATGGTGCTGAAGATCAAGGAGTTGGCAAAGGACAGTGAGCGAAACAAGCGATGCATTTCGGCTAATGGCACTGGTGGAGTCTTAGCTGCTGCATTCAAGACATTCTCAAAGGTGCCTTTTGAACAAAACGTTGCGCTTTTGGAGGAAATTTTGTCAGCTTTGATAACAATATCACCTCTTGATGGAGAGGCAAAGTCTTATCTTGGATCTGATTCTTCTTTGCATTGCATGGTATGGTTTTTGAAAAATGGAAATCTGTCAGGAcgaagaaattctgttttggcaTTGATTGAGATTGTTTCATCTGATCAGCAGAAGATCGACGAGCTATTAGAGATTGGGGGAGCTATTGAAGCTTTGGTTAAGCTGATGAAAGAGCCTATTAGTCCTAGTACTACAAAAGCTTCACTATTGCTCATGTACCATATAGTCTCAAATCCACCATCCTCTGCCAATTCTAAAGTCATTGCAAGGCTTACTGAAATGGAATTAGTCAAAATTCTGTTTGAAATGCTGGTGGATTGCGAAAAGAGCATATGTGAGAAGGCATTGGGAGTTTTGGATGAGGTTTGCAGCTACGATGAAGGGATGGAAAAAGCCTATGGTAATGCTTTAACTGTGCCTGTTTTGGTGAAGAAACTATTGCGAATTTCAGATTTGGCCACTCAGTTTTCAGTTTCGATCCTCTGGAAGCTTTGTAAGAATGACAAATCTGAAGGAGGAGATGTTCTTGTTGAAGCACTTCAATTGGGTGCTTTCCAAAAGCTCTTGTTGCTCCTACAAGTTGGTTCTACAGACGGAACAAAAGAGAAGACAACTGAGCTAATGAAGTTGATGAATGTGTATAGGGATAGAGCAGAATGTACAGATTCTTTAGACTTCAAGAATCTGAAGAGGTCTTACTGA